A window from Aerococcus sp. Group 1 encodes these proteins:
- a CDS encoding UPF0223 family protein, which produces MKAYSYPFPFECSSQEIADVIALWVALEAAYEGGIDRQEFLDKYKGFKKIIPSKMEEKQLAKEFAQASGYELYPTVKKAQQESSKTIKMA; this is translated from the coding sequence ATGAAAGCTTATTCTTATCCCTTTCCCTTTGAATGTTCTAGTCAAGAGATTGCTGATGTGATTGCTTTATGGGTTGCCTTGGAGGCGGCTTATGAAGGCGGTATTGACCGCCAGGAGTTTCTCGACAAGTACAAGGGCTTTAAGAAAATTATACCAAGTAAGATGGAAGAAAAACAATTAGCCAAGGAATTTGCCCAAGCCTCAGGTTATGAACTCTATCCTACTGTGAAGAAAGCCCAGCAAGAATCCAGTAAAACAATAAAAATGGCTTAA
- a CDS encoding pseudouridine synthase, with translation MRLDKFIANFTLYSRKEVKKLIKAKRITVNDSIASRPEMQIDEETDTISLDGQWIGYEPYIYYLLNKPQNCLSTTRPGPTSIVTDFLPANEVEIYQPFPVGRLDKDTEGLLLLTNDGDFAHDLLSPKKLVSKEYYAEIEGIVTEEDVKAFAKGLTIDQGDHCAPSQLDILATDPAKNRSEITVTLTEGKYHQVKRMFQAVGKEVIYLQRFRIGSLYLPEELELGTAFKLLPEEAQLALKNETD, from the coding sequence ATGCGTTTAGATAAATTTATTGCTAATTTTACCCTCTATAGCCGTAAAGAAGTCAAAAAGTTAATCAAGGCCAAACGGATTACAGTGAACGATTCTATTGCCAGCCGACCAGAAATGCAGATTGACGAAGAGACAGATACCATTAGTCTAGACGGGCAATGGATCGGATATGAACCCTACATTTACTACCTGCTCAATAAACCGCAAAATTGTCTATCTACTACCCGTCCCGGTCCCACATCGATTGTGACGGATTTCCTTCCAGCCAACGAAGTTGAAATTTACCAACCTTTTCCCGTGGGGCGCTTAGATAAGGATACCGAGGGCCTACTCCTTCTGACTAATGACGGCGACTTCGCCCATGACCTCCTCTCACCCAAGAAATTAGTCAGCAAGGAATACTATGCTGAGATTGAAGGTATTGTGACTGAAGAGGATGTCAAAGCTTTCGCTAAAGGGTTAACTATCGACCAAGGCGACCACTGTGCCCCTAGTCAGCTAGACATCTTAGCCACTGATCCAGCCAAGAACCGGTCGGAAATCACCGTGACCTTGACAGAGGGCAAGTATCACCAGGTCAAGCGCATGTTTCAAGCGGTCGGGAAAGAGGTTATCTACCTACAACGCTTTCGAATCGGTTCGCTTTACCTGCCTGAAGAACTTGAGCTCGGTACTGCCTTTAAACTCCTCCCTGAGGAAGCCCAATTAGCTTTAAAAAACGAGACCGACTAA
- a CDS encoding amino acid ABC transporter permease, producing MNFSDAFSWVNISFLLEGLWVTLKVTGITILLSLLLGTFLGVIRYLKLPFIAKGVGLVVDTIRNLPLLLIIFFTYFALPQIGLRLNIFWAAVAAMTIFESCMISEIIRGGMNAVPKGQMEAGLSTGFTRGQVIILIILPQAIRSMLPSIVSQLIALIKDTSLATVISLPELTHNARIIYGQETSYVIPIFVAMTFLYWITCFLLSRLAKRLKFAG from the coding sequence ATGAATTTTTCTGATGCTTTTTCTTGGGTAAATATTTCCTTTCTCTTAGAAGGCTTATGGGTGACTTTGAAGGTCACCGGGATAACCATCCTTTTGAGCTTACTCTTAGGGACATTCTTAGGAGTCATTCGTTACCTCAAGCTCCCTTTTATAGCCAAGGGAGTAGGCTTAGTTGTTGATACCATCCGTAATTTACCCTTGCTATTAATTATATTTTTTACTTACTTTGCCTTACCACAAATCGGCCTACGCTTGAATATCTTTTGGGCAGCGGTGGCAGCGATGACCATCTTTGAGTCTTGCATGATTTCAGAAATCATTCGTGGTGGGATGAATGCCGTGCCTAAGGGGCAAATGGAGGCGGGGCTTTCAACTGGCTTCACCCGTGGTCAGGTGATTATTTTAATTATCCTACCCCAAGCGATCCGGTCCATGTTACCGTCCATTGTCAGTCAGCTGATTGCTCTCATTAAGGACACCAGCCTAGCAACGGTGATTTCCTTGCCAGAGCTGACCCATAATGCCCGGATTATCTATGGTCAGGAAACCTCTTATGTGATTCCAATTTTTGTGGCGATGACCTTCCTCTATTGGATCACCTGCTTCCTCCTATCACGCCTAGCTAAGCGGTTGAAATTTGCCGGATAA
- a CDS encoding amino acid ABC transporter permease — protein MFQLLNNYSSELFLGFKNTIMVSVLALVFSLVIGSLVGIMQTSHPKGLRMLGDIYVEFFRNIPLLIIVMFFYVVVPLYWVKLNGFTAGLIGLTIYTSAFIADVVRSGIEAVPHGQMEAGLSQGFTATETMVYIIFPQAVRIVIPPLGNQFINLVKNSSILAMVAGLDLMYFGDLIASETFNTFDSYILVALFYLVLTIPLTALMQYLERRLSN, from the coding sequence ATGTTTCAATTATTGAATAACTATTCCAGTGAATTGTTCCTCGGTTTTAAGAATACCATCATGGTCAGTGTTTTAGCCTTAGTTTTTTCCTTAGTCATCGGGAGTCTGGTGGGGATTATGCAAACCAGCCATCCTAAGGGCTTACGGATGCTAGGAGACATTTATGTGGAATTTTTCCGCAATATTCCCTTGTTAATTATTGTAATGTTTTTCTACGTGGTGGTGCCCTTATACTGGGTGAAATTAAATGGATTTACTGCCGGTTTAATCGGTCTCACTATCTATACTTCGGCCTTTATTGCTGATGTGGTAAGGTCGGGAATTGAAGCCGTTCCCCATGGACAAATGGAGGCGGGGCTATCTCAGGGTTTCACCGCGACTGAGACCATGGTCTACATTATCTTTCCCCAAGCCGTTCGCATCGTGATCCCACCCCTAGGCAACCAGTTCATTAACCTAGTGAAGAACTCGAGTATCTTAGCTATGGTTGCTGGGCTAGACTTGATGTATTTTGGAGACTTGATTGCTAGCGAAACCTTTAATACCTTTGATTCTTATATCTTAGTGGCTTTGTTCTACTTAGTGTTAACCATACCACTGACTGCCTTGATGCAGTATCTAGAACGGCGCTTGAGTAACTAG
- a CDS encoding glutamate ABC transporter substrate-binding protein, translating to MKNPGKKLLLLALTGLLCLLSACGKSVSEKNIMDRLQTDQAPKIRWGVKVDTNLFGFYNIEKGEVEGFDIDIAKELTKRIVGPNAQAEFVEVTSKTRIPLLKNANIDAIIATMTISDERKKQVDFSDIYFNAGQALLVGPDVKLKGVEDLGPDHTVLAVKGSTSAQRIKEHAPEAKVLELENYSEAFTALKSGQGQAMTTDNAILLGISKENPDYHIAGSTFTREPYGIAVNKGQDDFRQAINQGLKDMVADGSYQAIFKKWFGDQAQEASIANDVKEGK from the coding sequence ATGAAAAATCCAGGTAAAAAGCTCTTGCTCCTCGCCCTGACAGGCCTGTTGTGTTTGCTCAGTGCCTGTGGGAAGTCTGTGAGTGAGAAAAATATTATGGACCGCTTGCAAACTGACCAAGCCCCTAAGATTCGTTGGGGAGTCAAGGTGGATACCAATTTATTCGGCTTTTACAACATTGAAAAAGGAGAAGTTGAGGGCTTTGATATTGATATCGCTAAGGAATTGACCAAGCGGATCGTCGGCCCCAATGCTCAAGCAGAATTTGTCGAAGTGACCTCTAAAACCCGGATTCCATTACTCAAAAATGCCAATATCGACGCTATTATTGCCACTATGACCATTTCTGACGAACGAAAAAAACAGGTCGATTTTTCTGATATTTATTTTAATGCCGGGCAAGCCCTCTTAGTAGGACCAGATGTCAAGCTTAAGGGGGTTGAGGATCTGGGACCTGACCATACGGTTCTCGCCGTTAAAGGGTCTACTTCAGCACAAAGAATTAAAGAACACGCCCCTGAGGCCAAGGTCTTGGAATTGGAAAATTATTCGGAAGCCTTCACTGCTCTGAAATCTGGTCAAGGCCAAGCTATGACCACTGATAATGCTATTCTTTTGGGGATCAGTAAGGAAAATCCCGACTACCATATTGCGGGATCTACCTTTACCCGGGAGCCTTATGGGATTGCGGTCAATAAAGGTCAAGACGACTTTCGCCAAGCCATCAATCAGGGCTTAAAAGACATGGTTGCTGACGGCAGCTATCAAGCTATTTTCAAGAAGTGGTTTGGTGACCAGGCCCAAGAAGCGTCTATTGCTAATGACGTGAAGGAGGGGAAGTAA
- a CDS encoding amino acid ABC transporter ATP-binding protein, with amino-acid sequence MIIEFKDVEKYYGDFHALKDINLGIAEGEVVTLIGPSGSGKSTLLRCINGLEEISSGHLYCDGEDIADPKTNIRQIRRDFGMVFQHFELYPHMTVMENVTLAPIKVIGKTKEEAYERAERLLKRVNMWDKRDSYPSQLSGGQKQRVAIARGLAMKPKVLLFDEPTSALDPEMVGEVLEVMQGIAQRDQMTMVVVTHEMRFARHVSTRTIFMEAGEIVEDRPSEEFFSQPKSRRARDFISSLEGL; translated from the coding sequence ATGATCATTGAATTTAAAGATGTGGAAAAGTATTACGGGGATTTTCATGCCTTAAAAGATATTAACCTTGGCATTGCTGAGGGAGAGGTGGTCACCTTGATTGGGCCGTCTGGGTCTGGTAAGTCGACCCTTTTGCGGTGTATTAATGGCCTGGAAGAGATTTCTAGTGGTCATCTCTATTGTGATGGCGAGGATATTGCTGATCCTAAAACCAATATCCGTCAAATCCGCCGTGACTTTGGCATGGTCTTCCAACACTTTGAATTGTATCCGCATATGACCGTTATGGAGAATGTGACCCTGGCACCGATTAAGGTCATTGGAAAGACCAAAGAAGAAGCTTATGAGCGTGCAGAGCGGCTACTCAAACGCGTGAATATGTGGGACAAGCGAGATTCTTATCCAAGCCAACTCTCTGGTGGTCAAAAGCAAAGAGTGGCCATTGCTCGGGGACTGGCTATGAAGCCTAAGGTCTTGCTTTTCGATGAACCCACTTCAGCCCTGGACCCAGAAATGGTCGGTGAAGTCTTAGAAGTTATGCAAGGCATTGCCCAACGTGATCAAATGACCATGGTGGTAGTCACCCACGAAATGCGCTTTGCCCGTCATGTCTCAACCCGGACTATCTTTATGGAGGCCGGTGAAATTGTCGAAGATCGTCCGAGTGAGGAATTCTTCAGTCAACCAAAATCTCGACGGGCGCGGGACTTTATCTCCTCCCTTGAAGGCTTATAA
- a CDS encoding IS3 family transposase (programmed frameshift), with protein MSKYSLEFKLNLVGDYIAKKGSYRTLANKAGIDPSILRRWVNNYYEFGVDGLKKRRTQQVYTVEFKLNAIELYESTEMSYRELANSLNMNNPSLIANWRRAYHERGLDGLSARKGRPPKVSKKKSQINQIKDSSETNQLSEAKIKELEQRITDLEIENKFLKGLRRRVAQKSQARKEEIVTEITRLHDEKYALKDILSVLKFPKSTYFYWKNKDEEIDKDADLKEEMKDIRETHKDYGYRRMRAELLSRGYKVSKNKVQRLMKIMGIQVTSYTRKTRKYNSYKGTIGEIAPNRINRRFDSTIPYQKITTDTTEFKYYYADDSGNYQTGKLYLDPYMDLFNREIISFKITHQPNGQSMLEGLQAAIEASKLCPYRRTFHSDQGWAYQMKSYTRLLKDHRIFQSMSRKGNCLDNSPMENFFSLLKQEVYYGRTYHSFEELAQAIEDFIIYYNGERIKEKLDFRSPIEFRLHHASFAA; from the exons ATGTCTAAATATTCATTAGAATTTAAACTGAATTTAGTAGGAGACTATATTGCGAAAAAAGGAAGTTATCGAACCTTAGCTAATAAAGCAGGAATAGATCCTTCTATTTTACGAAGGTGGGTTAATAACTATTATGAATTTGGTGTAGATGGTTTAAAGAAAAGGCGGACTCAACAGGTTTATACTGTTGAATTCAAATTAAATGCGATAGAATTGTATGAAAGTACGGAAATGAGTTATCGCGAATTGGCCAATTCATTAAACATGAATAATCCAAGTCTAATCGCTAATTGGCGAAGAGCTTATCATGAAAGAGGACTTGATGGCCTTTCCGCGAGGAAAGGAAGGCCACCTAAAGTGTCTAAAAAGAAATCACAAATCAATCAAATAAAGGATAGCAGCGAAACCAATCAGTTAAGTGAAGCAAAAATAAAGGAACTTGAACAACGGATTACGGATTTAGAAATTGAGAACAAATTTTTAAAAGGATTGAGGAGACGTGTGGCTCAAA AGAGTCAAGCGAGAAAAGAAGAAATAGTGACCGAAATCACACGTCTCCATGATGAAAAATATGCTTTAAAAGATATTCTTAGCGTTTTAAAGTTTCCTAAATCGACCTACTTTTATTGGAAAAATAAAGATGAGGAAATTGATAAGGATGCCGATTTAAAAGAGGAAATGAAAGACATCAGAGAAACCCATAAGGATTATGGTTATCGAAGAATGCGAGCTGAACTGCTTTCCCGTGGTTATAAGGTCAGTAAAAACAAAGTTCAACGCCTAATGAAAATTATGGGGATACAGGTCACTAGCTATACTAGAAAGACAAGAAAATATAATTCCTACAAAGGAACGATTGGAGAGATAGCGCCAAATCGTATCAACCGGCGGTTTGATTCGACCATTCCTTATCAAAAAATAACAACAGACACAACAGAATTTAAATACTACTATGCCGATGATTCTGGGAATTATCAAACTGGAAAACTCTATTTAGATCCTTACATGGATCTATTTAATCGAGAAATTATTTCTTTTAAGATAACACATCAGCCTAATGGACAAAGCATGTTGGAGGGGCTACAAGCTGCCATTGAAGCAAGTAAATTATGTCCATACAGAAGAACCTTTCATTCTGATCAGGGCTGGGCCTATCAAATGAAAAGTTACACCCGGCTCTTGAAGGATCACCGAATTTTTCAAAGTATGTCTCGTAAAGGAAATTGCTTAGATAATTCGCCAATGGAGAATTTCTTTAGTCTACTAAAACAAGAAGTCTACTATGGTCGGACTTATCATTCCTTTGAAGAATTAGCACAAGCGATTGAAGATTTTATAATCTATTACAATGGTGAAAGAATCAAAGAAAAATTAGATTTTAGGAGTCCTATAGAATTTCGTCTTCATCACGCTTCTTTCGCCGCTTAA
- the lpdA gene encoding dihydrolipoyl dehydrogenase: MVVGAMAIELDTVVVGAGPGGYVAAIRAAQMGQKVAIIEREYIGGVCLNVGCIPSKALIQAGHAYHEANGGLDVFGVDSKASLDFTKTQEWKDNSVVKTLTSGVEMLLKKNKVEIIRGEAFFNNERELTVMGEGDEHQLYSYKHAIIATGSHPIEIKGFKFGGRVIDSTGALNLKEVPKKLVVIGGGVIGAELGSAYANLGSQVTILEGSPQILPNFEKDMVKVVEKGMKAKGMDIHVNAMAKEAVDNGDSVTVKYEIDGKANEVEADYVLVCVGRRPNTEDLGLEALGVKKNDRGLIEVDNQGRTSVKNIFAIGDVVPGAALAHKASYEGKIAAEAISGKAAAVDYKVMPSVAFTDPEIASYGLTEKEAKDQGLDVKATKFPLAGNGRALSLNQKEGFVRLVATKDDKVIVGAQMVGVGASDVMAEAGLAIEAGMNAEDIALTIHGHPSLGESLMDTAEGVLGMPIHM; the protein is encoded by the coding sequence ATGGTTGTAGGTGCAATGGCAATTGAATTGGATACAGTCGTTGTTGGGGCTGGACCTGGCGGATACGTTGCGGCGATCCGCGCAGCCCAAATGGGACAAAAAGTAGCCATTATTGAACGTGAATATATTGGTGGTGTCTGCTTAAACGTTGGCTGTATTCCTTCCAAGGCTTTAATCCAAGCTGGACATGCTTACCATGAAGCCAATGGCGGTTTAGACGTCTTTGGTGTGGATTCAAAAGCTAGCTTAGATTTCACCAAAACACAAGAATGGAAAGACAATAGCGTGGTTAAAACCCTAACCAGTGGGGTAGAAATGCTATTGAAGAAAAATAAAGTGGAAATTATCCGCGGAGAAGCTTTCTTCAACAATGAACGTGAATTAACCGTGATGGGTGAAGGTGATGAACACCAACTTTATAGCTACAAACACGCAATCATTGCAACAGGTTCCCATCCAATTGAAATCAAAGGCTTTAAGTTTGGTGGCCGTGTCATTGACTCCACAGGTGCCTTAAACTTAAAAGAAGTGCCTAAGAAACTTGTTGTTATCGGTGGTGGGGTCATCGGTGCCGAACTCGGTTCAGCTTATGCTAACCTCGGCAGCCAAGTCACCATCTTAGAAGGTTCTCCTCAAATCTTACCTAACTTTGAAAAGGATATGGTTAAGGTTGTCGAAAAAGGCATGAAAGCCAAAGGCATGGATATCCATGTTAACGCCATGGCTAAGGAAGCTGTCGATAACGGGGACTCTGTAACCGTTAAATATGAAATTGACGGTAAGGCTAACGAAGTTGAAGCGGACTATGTCTTAGTCTGTGTTGGTCGTCGTCCTAACACTGAAGATCTCGGCTTAGAAGCCTTAGGTGTTAAGAAGAATGACCGTGGCCTAATTGAAGTTGATAACCAAGGTCGTACCAGCGTGAAGAATATCTTCGCGATCGGTGACGTGGTTCCTGGTGCTGCTTTAGCCCACAAAGCTTCCTACGAAGGTAAAATTGCTGCGGAAGCCATTTCTGGTAAAGCCGCTGCAGTGGACTACAAGGTAATGCCTTCCGTTGCCTTTACTGACCCTGAAATTGCTTCCTATGGTCTAACCGAAAAAGAAGCCAAAGACCAAGGTCTTGATGTGAAAGCAACCAAGTTTCCATTAGCTGGGAATGGACGGGCTTTGTCATTAAATCAAAAAGAAGGCTTCGTTCGCTTAGTAGCTACTAAGGATGACAAGGTGATTGTTGGTGCCCAAATGGTCGGCGTTGGCGCATCAGATGTGATGGCTGAAGCTGGCTTAGCTATTGAAGCGGGCATGAATGCTGAAGATATCGCCCTAACTATTCATGGCCACCCATCCCTCGGGGAAAGCTTAATGGATACAGCAGAAGGCGTTCTTGGTATGCCAATCCATATGTAA
- a CDS encoding dihydrolipoyllysine-residue acetyltransferase: MTYTFNMPDVGEGMSEGEVVSWHVAVGDSVQEEDVLVEIQNDKSVEEIASPVSGKIEKLYVEEGDVAIVGEPLIDFSGEGLPESDNTASEAPASEEASAPSANASTGYYQFRLPDVGEGMAEGEIAEWLVSEGDEVTEDTAVVEIQNDKSVEEVYAPVAGTIKNIIVPAGEVANVGDVLAEIDSPEHNSEGSAPSSTPASPAQLEKADEGNEGATGAANGNGGVPQTADPNKRVLAMPSVRQYAREKGVDISQVAGTGKNGRVLKEDIDNFDGQAASASAPAAEATSAKASEEPAKKAAPKKESHEDGDVEHVKMTPMRKAIAKSMETSKYTAPQVTLFKDVEVSKLWDHRKKFKGIAAERDTKLTFLPYAVKALIAAVKKYPMLNASVDDDAQEFLLKKYYNIGIATDTDQGLYVPVVHNADRKSMFDIADEINDKAAKAHEGKLKAADMSDGTVSISNIGSVGGEYFTPILNYPEVAILGFGAIVQQPVVDDNGELAVGRVLKLSLTFDHRIVDGATGQKALNEVGRLLSDPELLLMES, from the coding sequence ATGACATATACTTTTAATATGCCAGACGTCGGTGAAGGCATGAGCGAAGGCGAAGTTGTTAGCTGGCACGTTGCTGTCGGAGACTCCGTCCAAGAAGAAGATGTTCTTGTTGAAATCCAAAATGATAAATCTGTTGAAGAAATCGCTTCACCTGTAAGCGGTAAAATTGAAAAATTATACGTTGAGGAAGGTGACGTAGCTATCGTTGGGGAACCTTTGATTGACTTCTCAGGGGAAGGTTTACCAGAAAGTGATAATACAGCTTCTGAAGCTCCAGCTAGTGAAGAAGCCTCAGCTCCTTCAGCTAATGCAAGTACCGGATATTACCAATTCCGCCTACCAGATGTTGGTGAAGGAATGGCCGAAGGTGAGATCGCTGAATGGCTAGTCAGTGAAGGCGACGAAGTCACTGAAGATACTGCGGTTGTTGAAATTCAAAATGACAAATCCGTTGAAGAAGTATACGCACCCGTTGCTGGTACCATTAAGAACATCATTGTGCCTGCCGGTGAAGTAGCCAATGTGGGTGATGTTCTTGCTGAAATCGACTCACCAGAACATAACAGCGAAGGCTCAGCACCATCTTCAACTCCAGCTTCTCCAGCTCAACTTGAAAAAGCTGACGAAGGCAATGAAGGAGCAACCGGTGCAGCTAATGGCAACGGTGGCGTTCCACAAACCGCTGATCCAAACAAACGTGTATTAGCAATGCCTTCCGTGCGTCAATATGCGCGTGAAAAAGGTGTTGACATCTCTCAAGTTGCAGGTACCGGTAAGAATGGCCGTGTTCTCAAAGAAGACATTGATAACTTTGACGGACAAGCTGCAAGCGCAAGTGCTCCAGCTGCTGAAGCAACAAGTGCTAAAGCCAGCGAAGAACCTGCTAAGAAAGCTGCACCTAAGAAGGAAAGCCATGAAGACGGCGATGTAGAACACGTGAAGATGACTCCAATGCGTAAAGCTATCGCTAAATCCATGGAAACCTCTAAATACACTGCTCCTCAAGTGACCTTGTTCAAGGATGTGGAAGTATCCAAGCTATGGGATCACCGTAAGAAATTCAAGGGTATTGCTGCTGAACGTGATACCAAGTTAACCTTCTTACCATATGCAGTGAAAGCTTTAATTGCTGCAGTTAAGAAATACCCAATGCTTAACGCTTCAGTTGATGATGACGCCCAAGAATTCTTATTGAAGAAATATTACAACATTGGTATTGCTACTGATACTGATCAAGGATTATACGTTCCTGTAGTTCATAATGCAGACCGCAAATCCATGTTTGATATTGCTGATGAAATTAATGATAAAGCTGCCAAGGCCCATGAAGGTAAATTGAAGGCTGCTGACATGTCAGACGGTACTGTTTCAATTTCTAACATCGGTTCAGTTGGCGGGGAATACTTCACCCCAATTCTTAACTACCCAGAGGTTGCCATTTTAGGCTTTGGTGCAATTGTGCAACAACCTGTAGTTGACGATAATGGTGAATTAGCAGTTGGTCGAGTATTGAAACTTTCATTAACATTCGACCACCGTATCGTCGACGGCGCAACAGGACAAAAAGCCTTGAACGAAGTTGGTCGTCTGCTTAGCGATCCTGAATTATTATTAATGGAATCTTAA
- a CDS encoding alpha-ketoacid dehydrogenase subunit beta, with protein MAKRTGKTMVEAITATLDQEMARDDKILLFGEDVGKNGGVFRASKGLFDKYGEDRVSDTPLSESGIGGMAIGLCLQGFRPIMEIQFFAFVFEVMDSLAGQMSRYRFRYGATRNFPITVRSPFGGGVHTPEMHADSVEGLFVQTPGMKVVVPSSPYEAKGLLASAIRDNDPVLFLEHMKLYRSFREEVPEEEYTIPLGVANVAREGSDVTVIAYGYMVREALKAAEELEKENISVEVIDLRTISPVDYETIGKSVEKTGRVVMVQEAQREAGAGNNVIAEISQRFILSLESPIEFVSAPDTVYPFGLAENDWLPNADDIKEAVKNTVNF; from the coding sequence ATGGCCAAGAGAACTGGAAAAACAATGGTAGAAGCCATCACTGCAACGTTAGACCAAGAAATGGCTCGTGACGATAAAATTTTACTTTTCGGTGAAGACGTAGGTAAAAACGGTGGTGTGTTCCGTGCTTCTAAAGGTTTATTTGATAAATATGGTGAAGACCGTGTAAGTGATACGCCTCTATCTGAATCAGGTATTGGTGGTATGGCAATCGGACTTTGTCTCCAAGGTTTCCGTCCTATCATGGAAATCCAATTCTTCGCTTTCGTATTTGAAGTGATGGACTCCTTAGCTGGACAAATGTCACGTTACCGCTTCCGTTATGGAGCAACCCGTAACTTCCCAATTACCGTTCGTTCACCATTTGGTGGTGGGGTTCACACACCTGAAATGCACGCGGATTCAGTAGAAGGTCTCTTTGTCCAAACCCCAGGGATGAAAGTGGTTGTGCCATCAAGTCCTTATGAAGCTAAAGGTTTACTTGCTTCAGCAATTCGTGACAATGACCCAGTCTTATTCCTTGAACACATGAAGTTATACCGTTCATTCCGTGAAGAAGTTCCTGAAGAAGAATATACCATTCCTCTAGGTGTAGCCAATGTGGCTCGTGAAGGCTCTGACGTTACTGTGATCGCTTATGGTTACATGGTACGTGAAGCGCTTAAGGCTGCGGAAGAATTAGAAAAAGAAAATATTTCTGTTGAAGTCATTGACTTACGGACGATTTCACCAGTTGACTATGAAACCATTGGTAAATCTGTTGAAAAAACCGGCCGTGTTGTCATGGTGCAAGAAGCTCAACGTGAAGCTGGTGCAGGTAACAATGTGATCGCTGAAATTTCTCAACGTTTCATTCTTTCTCTAGAATCACCAATTGAATTCGTATCAGCTCCTGATACAGTTTACCCATTTGGTTTAGCAGAAAATGACTGGTTGCCAAATGCTGATGACATCAAAGAAGCAGTTAAGAACACAGTTAATTTCTAG
- the pdhA gene encoding pyruvate dehydrogenase (acetyl-transferring) E1 component subunit alpha encodes MAKQPVDYQAQLAGIDEQFQMVRILDEEGKVVNPDIMPDLTDDQLVEIMKRMVFSRTLHERSMALARQGRLGFYAPTYGQEASQMASSYAFEQDDWLFPGYRDIPQLVAKGLPVDKAFHWSRGHVEGNDYPEDFHAMPPQIIIGAQLIQGMGNAVGQKLNGSKNVTYTYTGDGGSSQGDSYEAWNYAGRYKAPIVFFIQNNGFAISTPRHKQSAAKSLAQKAVAAGMPGVQVDGNDALAVYAVAKQAREWAAAGNGPVLIETITNRLGAHSTSGDDPKIYRTDEDIQSWTSREPLIRFRAYLEEKGLWDEQSESDYVESVKEEVQAAIKKAEAAPKQKVSDFLKNMFEEPGQNIKEQIEKYEAKESE; translated from the coding sequence ATGGCAAAACAACCAGTAGATTATCAAGCACAACTTGCTGGTATTGACGAACAGTTCCAAATGGTTCGTATACTAGACGAGGAAGGAAAAGTCGTTAACCCTGACATTATGCCAGATTTAACTGACGACCAACTTGTAGAAATAATGAAACGGATGGTCTTTTCAAGAACCTTACACGAACGCTCAATGGCACTTGCTCGCCAAGGACGTTTAGGCTTCTATGCGCCAACTTATGGACAAGAAGCTTCACAAATGGCTAGCTCTTATGCCTTTGAACAAGATGACTGGCTATTCCCAGGTTACCGTGATATTCCACAATTAGTGGCTAAGGGATTACCAGTAGATAAGGCTTTCCATTGGTCTCGTGGACACGTTGAAGGAAATGATTATCCAGAAGACTTCCATGCAATGCCTCCACAAATTATTATTGGGGCCCAACTTATCCAAGGTATGGGTAATGCTGTTGGTCAAAAATTAAATGGTTCTAAGAATGTTACTTACACCTATACTGGTGACGGTGGTTCAAGTCAAGGGGACTCATATGAAGCTTGGAACTATGCTGGTCGCTATAAAGCACCAATTGTTTTCTTCATTCAAAACAATGGTTTTGCGATTTCCACCCCACGTCATAAACAATCAGCAGCCAAATCCTTAGCACAAAAAGCCGTTGCAGCTGGTATGCCAGGTGTTCAAGTGGATGGTAACGATGCCTTAGCAGTTTATGCGGTAGCTAAACAAGCACGTGAATGGGCTGCAGCAGGTAACGGACCAGTCTTAATTGAAACCATTACCAACCGTCTCGGCGCTCACTCCACTTCCGGTGACGATCCTAAGATTTATCGTACCGATGAAGATATCCAAAGCTGGACCAGTCGTGAACCACTTATTCGTTTCCGTGCATACCTAGAAGAAAAAGGTCTCTGGGACGAACAAAGTGAAAGCGACTATGTCGAAAGCGTTAAAGAAGAAGTTCAAGCAGCCATCAAGAAAGCTGAAGCTGCACCTAAGCAAAAAGTTTCCGACTTCTTGAAGAACATGTTTGAAGAACCAGGACAAAACATTAAAGAACAAATTGAAAAATATGAAGCGAAGGAGAGTGAATAA